The Musa acuminata AAA Group cultivar baxijiao chromosome BXJ1-8, Cavendish_Baxijiao_AAA, whole genome shotgun sequence genomic sequence TAGCTGCACGATTCGCTTCTGCCTCTCCGATTCAGGGAGCGAGTCGATTTCCATGGGCTTCTCGTCTTCCACCTCACTCAAGATTACCTCTGAAGGCCTATCTGATCCATCTCTTTCTCCTTTCTGATGCTCTGATAAGAGACACTCACGAGCGAGGTCAGGTTCGTCGGGATAGAAGGTCATGAGCACAGGTATTGCAACAGGGACTGTGAGAACAGAGAGCAGTATGAGTGTAAGCAAGATCGTAACAGCTGGGCTCAAGTCAACCATATCCTCGAGCAGCATGACACCCATTAAATAAGCAGCGAGGAGCAAGCAGACACTATAGATGAAGGTGAAGCTCGAAGCATCGGAAGACCGCACTTGTTTGTGGCCTCCAACAGGTCTAACGATGAACATCAAGGCGATCACCACCATGGCTGGCCCAACTGCGAGCATAAAGATCAGAGCTGCGTGATCCGGTGTGTGTACGATGGCGTAGATTTGGGTTATAATGGCACCACTCAGGCCTGCAAATCCCTTCAGAATGCCCACGACGGGTCCCCTGTTCTTGGGGAAGTTCTGCACACAAGAAACTAGAGCAGCAGTATTGTAGTACGTCTCCCCATTGTTGCCAACAAAGATGAGGATGCACATCTGCATCAGGAACACCAAACATACATCAACTCGACACACCAGAAATCAACAAAAGCAGCATGATCGATAAGAAATAAAGCATGGTACAGTTCGGGAACTGCAAGTGCAGAAGATTTCGGCTATCACAAGAACAGCATCAAAGAAATGGATTGATGAACGTAAACCGGCAAAGAGTTATTCAGATTATGTTCACCAGGAAGAACATGCGGATCTACTGAAGAATTCAGATAGGATCAAATTAAGAATCATAAGATATGTTTGGCAGAAAGGATACCGAATCTGACTTACCACCCACAGAGGCAAAGCCGGCACTCGCCCTGTCACGACGAGCCAAACCAATCCGTAACCGATCAGATTCTGCAGCGCGCCGATGAGCAGAGCAGCCCAGAGGGGCAGGACCTCGCAGAGGGTGCCGGCCAGGAACCCGACGCTGTCACCGAGGTCCTTGGCCACTCCTAGGCCGGCGATCTGGCGCTGGTTGTATCCCAGGGAGCTCTTTATCACCGGTGAGATGCTGCCGAACAGGTAGCCGATCCCTGCCCAAGACTGCATCCACATTGCCGCCACAAACACCAGCCATCGGTTGTTCAACAAGGACTGCAGCCTTCCGCGGAACCTGCTCATCGTCGCTCACCTCAGTAAGCTGAACGAATCGAACCAAAGATGAGACCTTTGGCCCTTATCAACGGTGCCTGGACCAGAGGCAGCAAGGGAAAATGATCGAGTCGGATGCTATCCTCCTTTTTCGTATTCAGATTAGTTATTCTTTTCTTTCCTCCTCGGTCATTGCATTTGATAGCTTCGGAAGAGAAGAAATCcgggtgagaaaaaaaaaagaaaaaaaagttggaTCCTTTGCTTCGTTTTATAAGCTCGaaccttttcctttttcttcctatTTTTTCTACTTTGTACGTGATCGAACAAAGAGTTCGCAATCGAGTAAAAAACAGAGGAAGTTTCGGAAAAAAGCTCTACTCTTCTTGCTCAGAAGGGATAGCTAATGTGAAGAGTTTAAATCTATTACAGGCAGAATATAATTCCTTTTTGCATCTTCAACTatttcatcggaactcgctatatCTAATCCAACATTTCCAACTTATCTGTTTCACCAATTCCGAACCACTTCATCGTCGTTGCATCCGAAACGTGTTACCACGTCCAGTTAtagcaacagagagagagagagagagcatctaCTTGTCAGTGCATGCTTGAATTGACAGGAACAAGTTTGCCTGTGAGCTGTGGCGATATGATCCTTACACCGCTTGCTCCCTCTTGATTACATCGCACAAAGAAGCCACCTGCGGCTTCTATCCACGAAGACTAACATGCCTCGGCTACTGTGGAGTATGGAGCAAAGCAGTACCGCTGGAGTGAGTTGTGTGTAGAAGCTTGCGCAGCAACGAAGCCGTCTGTAGGGCACATTAATGGTCGAGGGATTCGGTACTTTCCTCGCTTCGTTCTCTCTAGCCTGGGTAAGACGTAAACGGAGAATAGCAAAGCTATTTCTCGGTGAAGATGATGTCATGCACCCACACCCGGGTAAAGATGATGACGATTGATTGAGGTAGAATATGGCGGCGGAGAGATACGCCTTTGCATCAAATCACGAGGTGGTTCGGTGATGTTTGGCTTTAGCATCACAGGGTATGAATGATCCACTGTATTGTTTTGGACTATTTGTCTGAGGATGACACACTAATGTTATCTCTTCGTGATCTTGGcaatcaaattttttatttttgtaaatgaTTATCTTGTGATCATTTCatcatattttatttatgttatttattaaaAGAGATCccgttaggattttttttttctcgcacATCGATGAGACGATATATCTcatgatttattatattttaagtaTCAAGTCtatcataattttaatttattaagaTTCAAGTCGAGCTTACGGATTGAAtatcaatataaatgaaaagcacaAGATATTAATGTAGATCATACTCACTGTAAGTCATTTGATTACATCATTTGATTATTCTTACTCTATGTACATAAATATTTTCAACAAGCATCACTCTATTTTTCTCAACTATACGGTATTCATTCGATCTTTGATGAGTACGACTATATCGATAAAACATTAGTTTTAACGTATATACTTGTATTTAACTTTTAATTTTTTAGTAAAATCGTATGAATATACCCATTATCCAAAATGGATAATTCTTTATGTATTTATGAGATTACAACAACAATGGtgttgaggatagtaattatgataagactaggCTGACGTTAGATGAcgtctcacgcctcgatcgacgcgaTAATACCTGATCAAATGGACTAGAGCGTCGGCTGAGGCGCATTAACGCatactcaggctcggttcttcacacCACGTcaacaccaatgtcagacgctaccagcttgcctccctgcaagcgggcacgtcAGAAAACAGtaaacttccctataaatacctttGCATTCTGAACGGGAATGAGGGGAGACACTAAaaagacttcttcatctgaaatccCCTTCACAtggactaacttgatcgtcggatgggtcgggccgagcaccccgacccgacctttatgCAGGTGCAAAGACGACGGCTTCCCGCTAGACACCCTTGCGAGGAGTCGCCTCCCGGAGGAAACgatgaccccgtcccgatcggaccatcgctTCAGACCACCTCGGCGGATCCGAAGGTCACCTCAGGAAGATCCCACGTCATCCGAATCCGAACCAAACCACGTCGATCCCGAGGTCACGGCTCAAGGTTGTTTACCACAACAGATGGACTGATCAAATATTAACTCATCACATAGTATTTTGGAAAGAGATCGAGCAAACTCTCGGATGCAAATTCACGATTCATAAAAAATGTGCCGTGATATATCATTCGTGTGCTGGCCAACACCATGAAGACTCCGAACGAGTAGGACCAGAACACAGGTAACCCATCAAGTATTTAAATTGATTGATGTATAGTAATTACACAGGTGTCGTATCATTGTTGCTATGGTCACATGAAATCTGGATCAGACACTTTTCATGGTTTGCATTAATCAGTACCACTAAATTAATTGTAGTAGAAATATGGTGGAACTCTTAATAATATGAACGAAAATAGAAAAcaagaagaataataataataataataataataataataataataataataataactatatAGTTATTGcgttttacaatctctttctgAGATCATAAATTGCTGGTAACAATCAGCACTTCACCAAATATCAGCAACATGCAATTATTTATGCTAATATTGGCCGATGCATCATAAGATGGATAATTATGGAAGCATGGTTATATCTAAATGAACAACCAACAGTCATCCAAGGGAACAACATGTTTTTTTCATTATTCCACTTTTCAAGCATTAGAAGACAAAAAAGAATTATATTTTACAGGTAAATAAGTAAACACCAAACAAAACcaggcaagaaaaaaaaaaaaggataaaagagaaagaggaaggttgTTAAAATCTTTTACTTCAATTTGATATGTGtatctttctattttttttattaattttaggtGTCAATTAGGATAAAGACATGAAAAAGATTTTAATGCATATTATGGGTAAATAAAAGAGCAAGgctattaaaattttttacttaaatttaattttttatatattatatgactctatttgataccaaacttattatAACTCTAGCAATAATGTCTAGAAAGAGACGCTTGCTTATCAAACACGTCGATCCTTATCAATGTAAAATTATTAATCTAAATTCAGTGACATCATCGTTACATCATATATAATCTTTTTCTCTCAAATAAAATCTCTAATTGGtacaatgatttaaaaaaaaaattaaatcgacttcaccaaatcaaacatctcatttTTAAGTTTCTTGATAATAGATTTTGATAGGGAATTTAGAAATAGATAATATATGTCATGTAATGACTTATTATATTtggataagagaaaaaaaaagtcaaaccaacataatattatatatatatatatatatattaaaatagaaTGACTGGTACATCTTGTATTCCCATTTGTGTAGGAATTCATGTCATGTAAATGTGATCAAAACATGGAAATTATGGCCAACAACAATTGAGAATATATATCAATTTTTGCATTATTTTTGCATAATTATGGGTTGAAATCTTGAATGGACTAGAAGAAGACTGATACTGAATCAAATATAAGACGAGCATTAAAGGGATTTCAAAGAAGATCAAAAGATCTAATTGGGATAGGATTCAAGATCAAGAATGTTGAACCATCTAATTAAATATTCAAATAGAAAATTAGGATATAACTATGGTTATCAtttataaagcaaaaaaaaaggaaTGGAATAGATATCATACCCACGCGTgaaaccgagagagagagagagagagagagagagagagagattcttatCTCCACGTCGTCAAAGGACTGCCCCCACAAAAGACGGCTTTGTATAAAACTAGATAAATTTCGAGTTCACATCAGCAAATTAAGCTCATGCGTAAAACTGAgctaattatattattatctcttttataattaattttttttaatattttaatttatttttatacttaatattttaatattttactttcgtaagtataaggaTGTTAATAtaactgataccagttgatggagatataaagaggaataacctttgtatatgaacaaatactagaagatcaaaatacgcagcggaataaaatggaaacacaatcaaacagaacaccaagatatacgtgaaaaaccccttcaatgtgaagggtaaaaaccacggggcaaactagagataatccactatgagaataatgaatatacaaatctcaatctcttacccagaaccctagcaacaaccacaagagaccccccttcaatgtgaagggtaaaaaccacggggcaaactagagataatccactatgagaataatgaatatacaaatctcaatctcttacccagaaccctagcaacaaccacaagagaataactgggatacaaggatcacgtcactgtccacaatatctaaaacctcccaagtaatcacagcaagagcctactgtagatttgatctaacctgagatgagaacactgctagatgattgttaggttaagaggggtgtGGGCTgtaggctgataaagcccacatgggctgaatatgggccatcagcccaacatcgaacgtataaagatcgaaatattaaaaaGACTAATTACgagagataatctataattaatttgataaaaatatatctatgttgGATAAGATATTATATGACATCCTAGTGACACATCGAAACATGTCATTGATATATTAATAATATGTAATCGATACCTCATCATCATATAAGAATTTTTAATTAACAAAGAATTAGTAATGATCGATACCTCAACGATATGCGAAAGATCAAGATAAATATTGAATAATTAAAAGATATTTACACTATATTAAATTTTGAACGAAGAAAATAATTATCAATATTAAATAATCGAGTATTTCGAGACTCGAAAACCAAAGAAACGATTTGTTTGCCATTCTCCAGTAAAAGTAAAAGTgagttgccaaaaaaaaaaaaataatgttttatttatttatttatttatttatttaaatcctcTTAATAATTTCATTTGACTGTGCGAATCATGTGAGGTTTAGTAGGAAACGCTTCCATCGACTGGGTTCCACAAACAAGATCCTCCTGGACCCCATCTCATCCTGGCTCCTCAGGACGCCACCTCAGCAAGAATCGGCGCACTTAGAACCATTTGTAGAGAAACGTGGCTTCCCATAGTCGAATTATTCTTATTTTATTTGGTAGACGGCCCCCTCCAATGCACCAATGATATATACCCGAGGTAGTCCATCTCTCCGACTCCTCCGCTCTATGCGTTTCGTTCCTTTTTCAAGGTTGGTGTTAGGATTCGTGCTTCTGATCCGATCCGGAGATGCGTGGCGGCGACCAGCAATCACGGCTCGTCTACGAACTCTGTGCCCTCCTCCTCGCCGCCCTCCACTCCTCTCCCCATGACGCCCCTGCCACCCTCTACCCGCCCGGGCCGGTGTCGCCAGCGGGGTTCGCGTCGTTCCTCCTCGGGGCGTCGCTGGCGATGATGCTGGGCGGGTCCCTGACGTTCTTGATCGGGTTCCTGCTGATGCCCTGGGTGATCGGCCTCTTGATGTTGTTGTATGTCGTCGAGATCGTCTCCAGTTTGTCCGGCTTGGGCAGGGCGATCGTCTGCCCGGATGCCCCCCTCATGGCTCAAGGAAGTGTCAGGTATATATCGATTTCTTTCTATTCTTTTTCACATCTTTCTTTGTTTCTACGATCGACTGTGGTATCTCTTCTTATTTGCTTCTATTCTGCCCAATTTGTTTGTCTCCGTTTTACTGTTTATAAGCTACGTCTTGAATTGGAAGTGTTCTGACCTTTGGTTGGATTGTTCCATAATATGTTCACTGAGGGTCTAAAATCCTCTTTTCGTATATGGATAGTGTTAGTGTCAATTTTGTTCGTCAACTGGAGATGATGAAATTTATCCAATCTGTATTTTTGAATATAGTCGTATGAATCGGGAAGAGTTCCACTTTAAGATAAGGAATGATTTGAGTTCCATCACTTGAGGCGTTAGGATAAGGAGTTCCACTTTTAAGTCGTTAGGTGACTTGATCGGAGGTCAGTCATTTTGAGTTTGAAAAGGGTTCAGTCATCTGATCTCCGCTCGAGTCCTACAAAACTCGTGGTAAGGGCATGTCCAATAATACCCTTCTAAGTCAATTCGTGGGGTCAAAAATACCAAGGAGAGTTCCAGAGTTTAGAACATGGAACATGTATTTGTCATCGATTATAGAGTATTAAGTGTTTTAATGCGCATGTCATGCTGATATGGCACACCGGGATTTACTAGCTAATCGGATTCTGTGTCGAATTCAGATTGACTGTGAAAAACTGACATATCATTTAGCGCTCCCATTGCATTTCTGGGTATAGGTTTATTTGTGCCGGAGTACAATATTTATCTCGGGATCCTGATTGTTATTGCTTGCATAAAAAATGGTTAAGAGGTGTCTCAAATGCTTTTGTCATGGGCAGATCCATCGTGCTCAAGAGATGCTAGTGCATCGATCACATCGAATGTATATGTATGTCCTAAGGGGACACATTGCACATTGTAGTTGCCTATTTTAGTTATAGTGAGTGCATTGGGCACTTTGGATTCTTTTGTTTAAGATGGACACATTAGGTGCAAGGAGATACTTTGCCCGATTATGACACATTGAGGTGCTCCAAATTCTTTTGTTCGAGATGTCCAAATTGGATCAATTTTGTCATCTCGAGTTGATGGCTATGC encodes the following:
- the LOC103994406 gene encoding protein NUCLEAR FUSION DEFECTIVE 4-like; the encoded protein is MSRFRGRLQSLLNNRWLVFVAAMWMQSWAGIGYLFGSISPVIKSSLGYNQRQIAGLGVAKDLGDSVGFLAGTLCEVLPLWAALLIGALQNLIGYGLVWLVVTGRVPALPLWVMCILIFVGNNGETYYNTAALVSCVQNFPKNRGPVVGILKGFAGLSGAIITQIYAIVHTPDHAALIFMLAVGPAMVVIALMFIVRPVGGHKQVRSSDASSFTFIYSVCLLLAAYLMGVMLLEDMVDLSPAVTILLTLILLSVLTVPVAIPVLMTFYPDEPDLARECLLSEHQKGERDGSDRPSEVILSEVEDEKPMEIDSLPESERQKRIVQLQARLFQAAAEGAVRVRRRRGPHRGEDFFLLQALIKADFWLLFFSLLLGSGSGLTVIDNLGQMSQSLGYEDTHIFVSMISIWNFLGRIGGGYVSEVIVRDRAYPRPAALAVAQVLMAVGHLCFALAWPGAMHVGTLLIGLGYGAHWSIVPAAASELFGLKNFGALYNFLTVANPAGSLVFSGVIVSGMYDYEASRQARMHHNSASPLTGASLGEEKALTCDGTACFFLSSLLMSGFCVVAVVFSSILVYRTKVVYAHLYGNRESAL
- the LOC135680481 gene encoding uncharacterized protein LOC135680481 — its product is MRGGDQQSRLVYELCALLLAALHSSPHDAPATLYPPGPVSPAGFASFLLGASLAMMLGGSLTFLIGFLLMPWVIGLLMLLYVVEIVSSLSGLGRAIVCPDAPLMAQGSVRSTIFEAAN